From a region of the Streptomyces asiaticus genome:
- a CDS encoding ANTAR domain-containing protein — MDEEPPGDRSGPGALRASFGCTAEDAWEILVEVSQNSNVKLRTVAEQVMTAVTGQEPAEAVRWRDRLPELAAGPSMATRPGQCSHDHRAERRQPRTSGAGRRPRAGEEERRHP; from the coding sequence ATGGATGAAGAGCCGCCCGGTGATCGATCTGGCCCGGGGGCGCTAAGGGCCAGCTTCGGCTGCACTGCCGAGGACGCGTGGGAGATCCTGGTGGAGGTGTCCCAGAACAGCAACGTCAAGCTGCGGACGGTTGCCGAGCAGGTGATGACGGCGGTGACCGGGCAGGAGCCGGCCGAGGCCGTGCGGTGGAGGGACCGGCTGCCCGAGCTCGCCGCCGGCCCCTCGATGGCGACCCGGCCGGGGCAGTGTTCGCATGACCACCGAGCTGAGCGGCGTCAACCTCGCACGTCAGGCGCTGGTCGCCGCCCGCGAGCAGGCGAAGAAGAACGGCGCCACCCGTAA
- a CDS encoding Rid family hydrolase, with the protein MKRRTKVAIGTALTASLLTGGTALAEGRGWWPGPKEVRVSLPEGQSNPAIATGVATGGEVAIYQSSGLGPTALNPSAPAGSPELYTDPALTQGATGVTVTEAQALVVLRNIKTNLEAAGLTLADVITMKCYLMKPPGVETADYAGWNRAYRQYFANIDLTSKEVVPVPMGTSAPKAPLVANKARPARATMEVASLAVKGWVVEVEVTAAYKAR; encoded by the coding sequence ATGAAGCGACGCACGAAGGTTGCGATCGGTACGGCTCTGACTGCCTCGCTCCTCACCGGCGGCACCGCGCTCGCTGAGGGCAGAGGCTGGTGGCCCGGCCCCAAAGAGGTCCGCGTCAGCCTGCCCGAAGGCCAGTCCAACCCGGCCATCGCCACCGGAGTGGCGACCGGCGGTGAGGTGGCGATCTACCAGAGCAGCGGTCTCGGCCCGACCGCGCTCAACCCGTCCGCTCCGGCCGGCTCACCCGAACTCTACACCGACCCGGCCCTCACTCAGGGCGCCACGGGAGTCACGGTCACCGAGGCCCAGGCACTGGTCGTCCTGCGCAACATCAAGACCAACCTCGAAGCGGCGGGCCTGACCCTGGCCGACGTCATCACCATGAAGTGCTACCTGATGAAACCGCCCGGCGTCGAGACCGCCGACTACGCGGGATGGAACCGCGCGTACCGCCAGTACTTCGCCAACATCGACCTCACCTCGAAGGAGGTCGTCCCGGTCCCGATGGGCACCTCCGCCCCCAAGGCACCGCTGGTCGCCAACAAGGCCCGGCCCGCGCGTGCCACGATGGAGGTGGCGTCGCTGGCCGTCAAGGGCTGGGTGGTGGAGGTCGAGGTCACCGCCGCGTACAAGGCGCGCTGA
- a CDS encoding flavin monoamine oxidase family protein, which translates to MAAEQSPGSRRAFLRSVGVAGGAGVLYSAMGALGLAPVPDVRADEYRAPQRSDFALTGRGGKKVLVLGGGIAGLATAYELGKAGYDCQILEAKDRPGGRNWTVRGGTALTDLDGRTQTASFTKGQYMNAGPARLPQSHVTLEYCRELGVELQVFTNQNANAYIYHESSAALAGKPMRWRTAKADVYGYISELLAKATDQGALDARLTAQDKERLIAFLQSFGAIKGKADGYAYTGTDRRGYSAEPGAAFDDGTVLGPVPTLSDVIASGVGQRFAFELGYDQAMLMFQPVGGMDAIPYALAKAIGQNRITYGAKALEVKDLPDGAEVTYEDAGGRTRTQRADFVVAAMPPMVMARLKHNLGTDITAALKYAVPTPVGKIGLEYRSRWWETDEHIYGGITPTDTDLATIWYPSYGHQGRRGTLIGYYNFGANAVAYSDLPHAQRLARAVSRGVKIHGDKYRTELDHSFSVAWHRTPHIEAGWVDWPSQTGPEYKLLNQPAGHVYFAGDWLSHVIAWQHGAFSSARKVVTDIHERVMAA; encoded by the coding sequence ATGGCTGCAGAGCAGTCCCCAGGATCCCGCCGTGCCTTCCTTAGATCCGTCGGCGTCGCGGGGGGCGCCGGAGTGCTGTACTCGGCGATGGGCGCACTCGGGCTCGCCCCGGTGCCAGACGTGCGGGCGGATGAGTATCGGGCGCCCCAGCGAAGCGACTTCGCGCTCACCGGACGCGGCGGCAAGAAGGTACTCGTGCTCGGCGGCGGCATAGCCGGCCTGGCGACGGCGTACGAGCTGGGCAAAGCCGGTTACGACTGCCAGATCCTGGAGGCGAAGGACCGCCCCGGGGGCCGCAACTGGACGGTTCGCGGCGGCACGGCGCTGACCGACCTCGACGGGCGTACGCAGACGGCGTCGTTCACCAAGGGCCAGTACATGAACGCGGGCCCGGCCCGGCTGCCGCAGTCCCACGTCACCCTCGAGTACTGCCGCGAACTCGGCGTCGAACTCCAGGTGTTCACCAACCAGAACGCCAACGCGTACATCTACCACGAGAGCAGTGCCGCCCTCGCGGGAAAGCCCATGCGCTGGCGCACGGCGAAGGCCGACGTCTACGGCTACATCTCCGAGTTGCTCGCCAAGGCCACCGACCAGGGCGCCCTGGACGCACGGCTCACCGCGCAGGACAAGGAACGACTGATCGCGTTCCTGCAGAGCTTCGGCGCCATCAAGGGCAAAGCCGACGGCTACGCCTACACCGGCACCGACCGGCGAGGCTACTCCGCCGAGCCGGGCGCGGCCTTCGACGACGGCACGGTCCTTGGCCCGGTGCCGACACTGTCGGACGTCATCGCCAGCGGCGTGGGGCAGCGCTTCGCCTTCGAACTCGGCTACGACCAGGCCATGCTGATGTTCCAGCCGGTGGGCGGCATGGACGCGATCCCGTACGCCCTGGCCAAGGCGATCGGCCAGAACCGCATCACCTATGGCGCCAAGGCGCTGGAGGTCAAGGACCTGCCGGACGGTGCCGAGGTCACGTACGAGGACGCCGGCGGCCGTACCCGCACCCAGCGCGCCGACTTCGTTGTCGCGGCCATGCCGCCGATGGTCATGGCCCGCCTCAAGCACAACCTGGGCACCGACATCACCGCGGCGCTGAAGTACGCCGTCCCGACCCCCGTCGGCAAGATCGGGCTCGAGTACCGCAGCCGATGGTGGGAGACGGACGAGCACATCTACGGTGGCATCACGCCGACCGACACCGACCTGGCCACCATCTGGTACCCCTCCTACGGCCACCAGGGCCGCCGCGGCACACTCATCGGCTACTACAACTTCGGTGCCAACGCCGTCGCGTACAGCGATCTGCCGCACGCCCAGCGCCTTGCGCGGGCGGTGAGCCGGGGCGTGAAGATCCACGGCGACAAGTACCGCACCGAACTCGATCACTCCTTCAGCGTGGCCTGGCACCGCACGCCTCATATCGAGGCCGGCTGGGTGGACTGGCCCTCGCAGACCGGTCCCGAGTACAAGCTGCTCAACCAGCCCGCCGGGCACGTCTACTTCGCCGGCGACTGGCTCAGCCATGTCATCGCCTGGCAGCACGGCGCGTTCTCCTCGGCCCGCAAGGTCGTGACCGACATCCACGAAAGGGTGATGGCCGCATGA